In Mus musculus strain C57BL/6J chromosome 1, GRCm38.p6 C57BL/6J, a single genomic region encodes these proteins:
- the Degs1 gene encoding sphingolipid delta(4)-desaturase DES1 isoform 2 (isoform 2 is encoded by transcript variant 2): MKPDHNLIWIVAMMLLVQLASFYLVKDLDWKWVIFWSYVFGSCLNHSMTLAIHEISHNFPFGHHKALWNRWFGMFANLSLGVPYSISFKRYHMDHHRYLGADKIDVDIPTDFEGWFFCTTFRKFVWVILQPLFYAFRPLFINPKPITYLEIINTVIQITFDIIIYYVFGVKSLVYMLAATLLGLGLHPISGHFIAEHYMFLKGHETYSYYGPLNLLTFNVGYHNEHHDFPNVPGKNLPMVRKIASEYYDDLPHYNSWIKVLYDFVTDDTISPYSRMKRPPKGNEILE, encoded by the exons ATGAAACCTGACCACAATCTGATCTGGATTGTAGCCATGATGCTTCTCGTCCAGCTGGCTTCATTTTACTTAGTCAAAGATTTGGACTGGAAATGGGTCATATTTTGGTCCTATGTCTTTGGCAGCTGCCTTAACCACTCCATGACTCTGGCTATCCATGAGATTTCCCACAATTTCCCCTTTGGCCACCACAAGGCCCTGTGGAACCGCTGGTTTGGAATGTTTGCTAACCTCTCTCTCGGAGTGCCATACTCGATTTCCTTTAAGAGATACCACATGGATCACCACCGGTACCTCGGAGCGGATAAGATTGATGTAGATATTCCCACCGATTTCGAGGGCTGGTTCTTCTGCACCACTTTCAGGAAATTTGTCTGGGTTATCCTTCAGCCTCTCTTTTATGCTTTTAGACCCCTGTTCATCAATCCCAAACCCATTACCTATCTGGAAATCATCAATACTGTGATCCAGATCACCTTTGACATTATCATTTATTATGTGTTTGGAGTGAAATCTTTAGTCTACATGTTGGCAGCCACCTTGCTTGGCCTGGGTTTGCACCCAATTTCTGGGCATTTTATAGCCGAACATTACATGTTCTTGAAGGGACACGAAACCTACTCCTATTATGGGCCTCTGAACTTGCTCACCTTCAATGTGGGCTATCATAACGAGCACCATGACTTCCCCAACGTTCCTGGGAAAAACCTGCCCATG GTGAGGAAGATCGCAAGTGAGTACTACGATGACCTCCCGCACTACAACTCCTGGATCAAGGTGCTCTATGACTTTGTGACGGATGACACAATAAGTCCCTACTCGCGGATGAAGAGGCCTCCGAAAGGGAACGAGATTCTGGAGTAA
- the Gm33887 gene encoding MLV-related proviral Env polyprotein-like isoform X1 — MKGPAFSKPLKDKINPWGPLIILGILIRAGVSVQHDSPHQVFNVTWRVTNLMTGQTANATSLLGTMTDAFPKLYFDLCDLIGDDWDETGLGCRTPGGRKRARTFDFYVCPGHTVPTGCGGPREGYCGKWGCETTGQAYWKPSSSWDLISLKRGNTPRNQGPCYDSSAVSSDIKGATPGGRCNPLVLEFTDTGKKASWDGPKVWGLRLYRSTGTDPVTRFSLTRQVLNIGPRVPIGPNPVITDQLPPSRPVQIMLPRPPQPPPPGAASIVPETAPPSQQPGTGDRLLNLVDGAYQALNLTSPDKTQECWLCLVAGPPYYEGVAVLGTYSNHTSAPANCSVASQHKLTLSEVTGQGLCVGAVPKTHQALCNTTQKTSDGSYYLAAPAGTIWACNTGLTPCLSTTVLDLTTDYCVLVELWPKVTYHSPGYVYGQFERKTKYKREPVSLTLALLLGGLTMGGIAAGVGTGTTALVATKQFEQLQAAIHTDLGALEKSVSALEKSLTSLSEVVLQNRRGLDLLFLKEGGLCAALKEECCFYADHTGVVRDSMAKLRERLNQRQKLFESGQGWFEGLFNRSPWFTTLISTIMGPLIILLLILLFGPCILNRLVQFVKDRISVVQALVLTQQYHQLKSIDPEEVESRE; from the coding sequence ATGAAAGGTCCAGCGTtctcaaaaccccttaaagataagattaacccGTGGGGCCCCCTAATAATCCTGGGGATCTTAATAAGGGCAGGAGTATCAGTACAACATGACAGCCCTCATCAGGTCTTCAATGTTACTTGGAGAGTTACCAACTTAATGACAGGACAAACAGCTAATGCTACCTCCCTCCTGGGGACAATGACCGATGCCTTTCCTAAACTGTACTTTGACTTGTGCGATTTAATAGGGGACGACTGGGATGAGACTGGACTCGGGTGTCGCACTCCCGGGGGAAGAAAAAGGGCAAGAACATTTGACTTCTATGTTTGCCCCGGGCATACTGTACCAACAGGGTGTGGAGGGCCGAGAGAGGGCTACTGTGGCAAATGGGGCTGTGAGACCACTGGACAGGCATACTGgaagccatcatcatcatgggaccTAATTTCCCTTAAGCGAGGAAACACCCCTCGGAATCAGGGCCCCTGTTATGATTCCTCAGCGGTCTCCAGTGACATCAAGGGCGCCACACCGGGGGGTCGATGCAATCCCctagtcctggaattcactgacaCGGGCAAAAAGGCCAGCTGGGATGGCCCCAAAGTATGGGGACTAAGACTGTACCGATCCACAGGGACCGACCCGGTGACCCGGTTCTCTTTGACCCGCCAGGTCCTCAATATAGGGCCCCGCGTCCCCATTGGGCCTAATCCCGTGATCACTGACCAGTTACCCCCCTCCCGACCCGTGCAGATCAtgctccccaggcctcctcagcctcctcctccaggcGCAGCCTCTATAGtccctgagactgccccaccttctcAACAACCTGGGACGGGAGACAGGCTGCTAAACCTGGTAGATGGAGCCTACCAAGCTCTCAACCTCACCAGTCCCGACAAAACCCAAGAGTGCTGGTTGTGTCTGGTAGCGGGACCCCCCTACTACGAAGGGGTTGCCGTCCTAGGTACTTATTCCAACCATACCTCTGCCCCAGCTAACTGCTCCGTGGCCTCCCAACACAAGCTGACCCTGTCCGAAGTGACCGGACAGGGACTCTGCGTAGGagcagttcccaaaacccatcagGCCCTGTGTAATACCACCCAGAAGACGAGCGACGGGTCCTACTATCTGGCTGCTCCCGCCGGGACCATTTGGGCTTGCAACACCGGGCTCACTCCCTGCCTATCTACCACTGTACTCGACCTCACCACCGATTACTGTGTCCTGGTTGAGCTCTGGCCAAAGGTGACCTACCACTCCCCTGGTTATGTTTATGGCCAGTTtgagagaaaaaccaaatataaaagagaGCCGGTGTCATTAACTCTGGCCCTGCTGTTGGGAGGACTTACTATGGGCGGCATAGCTGCAGGAGTAGGAACCGGGACTACAGCCCTAGTGGCCACCAAACAATTCGAGCAGCTCCAGGCAGCCATACATACAGACCTTGGGGCTTTAGAAAAGTCAGTCAGTGCCCTAGAAAAGTCTCTGACCTCGTTGTCTGAGGTGGTCCTACAGAACCGGAGGGGATTAGATCTACTGTTCCTAAAAGAAGGAGGAttatgtgctgccctaaaagaagaatgctgtttctacgcgGACCACACTGGCGTAGTAAGAGATAGCATGGCAAAGCTAAGAGAAAGGTTgaaccagagacaaaaattgttcgaatcaggacaagggtggtttgagggactgtttaacaggtccccatggttcacgaccttaatatccaccattatgggccccttgataatacttttattaatcctactcttcggaccctgtattctcaaccgcttggtccagtttgtaaaagacagaatttcggtagtgcaggccctggttttgacccaacagtatcaccaactcaaatcaatagatccagaagaagtggaatcacgtgaataa
- the Degs1 gene encoding sphingolipid delta(4)-desaturase DES1 isoform 1 (isoform 1 is encoded by transcript variant 1), whose translation MGSRVSREEFEWVYTDQPHAARRKEILAKYPEIKSLMKPDHNLIWIVAMMLLVQLASFYLVKDLDWKWVIFWSYVFGSCLNHSMTLAIHEISHNFPFGHHKALWNRWFGMFANLSLGVPYSISFKRYHMDHHRYLGADKIDVDIPTDFEGWFFCTTFRKFVWVILQPLFYAFRPLFINPKPITYLEIINTVIQITFDIIIYYVFGVKSLVYMLAATLLGLGLHPISGHFIAEHYMFLKGHETYSYYGPLNLLTFNVGYHNEHHDFPNVPGKNLPMVRKIASEYYDDLPHYNSWIKVLYDFVTDDTISPYSRMKRPPKGNEILE comes from the exons ATGGGTAGCCGCGTGTCCCGAGAGGAGTTCGAATGGGTCTACACGGACCAGCCCCACGCCGCCCGGCGCAAGGAGATCTTAG CAAAGTATCCAGAGATCAAGTCCTTGATGAAACCTGACCACAATCTGATCTGGATTGTAGCCATGATGCTTCTCGTCCAGCTGGCTTCATTTTACTTAGTCAAAGATTTGGACTGGAAATGGGTCATATTTTGGTCCTATGTCTTTGGCAGCTGCCTTAACCACTCCATGACTCTGGCTATCCATGAGATTTCCCACAATTTCCCCTTTGGCCACCACAAGGCCCTGTGGAACCGCTGGTTTGGAATGTTTGCTAACCTCTCTCTCGGAGTGCCATACTCGATTTCCTTTAAGAGATACCACATGGATCACCACCGGTACCTCGGAGCGGATAAGATTGATGTAGATATTCCCACCGATTTCGAGGGCTGGTTCTTCTGCACCACTTTCAGGAAATTTGTCTGGGTTATCCTTCAGCCTCTCTTTTATGCTTTTAGACCCCTGTTCATCAATCCCAAACCCATTACCTATCTGGAAATCATCAATACTGTGATCCAGATCACCTTTGACATTATCATTTATTATGTGTTTGGAGTGAAATCTTTAGTCTACATGTTGGCAGCCACCTTGCTTGGCCTGGGTTTGCACCCAATTTCTGGGCATTTTATAGCCGAACATTACATGTTCTTGAAGGGACACGAAACCTACTCCTATTATGGGCCTCTGAACTTGCTCACCTTCAATGTGGGCTATCATAACGAGCACCATGACTTCCCCAACGTTCCTGGGAAAAACCTGCCCATG GTGAGGAAGATCGCAAGTGAGTACTACGATGACCTCCCGCACTACAACTCCTGGATCAAGGTGCTCTATGACTTTGTGACGGATGACACAATAAGTCCCTACTCGCGGATGAAGAGGCCTCCGAAAGGGAACGAGATTCTGGAGTAA